In a genomic window of Desulfomonilia bacterium:
- the sppA gene encoding signal peptide peptidase SppA: protein MKNRKMLLTVLIMFTILGMGGCAFVTIDLMSLMRIPSMHERVLYKGTDGKVLVVEILGLITTTGVRQMFSSQEGTYERLDAILNIADKDPSIKAMVIKIDSPGGSVTASDLVYRRIVDFKTKKKIPAVACITNMGASGAYMIALSADRIVALPTSMVGNVGVFIPFISFQGLMDMLGVRDETIASGKYKVAGSPKKDMTEEDKAIYKAIIDEMYADFMAKVKKNRPAMTDEDIKIVGDGRVMAANTAVSYHAIDEVGYYENAVKSVEKLAGITNPTVVVYRRDGEKQGGFYSWP, encoded by the coding sequence ATGAAGAATAGAAAGATGTTACTGACGGTTTTAATTATGTTCACAATACTGGGAATGGGCGGTTGCGCATTTGTAACAATCGACCTCATGAGTCTTATGAGGATTCCCAGCATGCATGAACGGGTTCTTTACAAAGGTACTGACGGCAAGGTCCTTGTTGTGGAAATTCTGGGTCTTATAACAACCACAGGGGTCAGGCAGATGTTTTCTTCCCAGGAAGGGACATATGAACGTCTTGACGCCATATTGAATATTGCAGACAAAGATCCCTCAATTAAAGCCATGGTAATAAAGATTGATTCCCCCGGGGGTTCTGTAACTGCGTCGGACCTGGTGTACAGACGGATTGTAGATTTCAAGACCAAAAAGAAAATTCCTGCCGTTGCCTGCATAACGAACATGGGTGCATCAGGGGCATATATGATCGCCCTTTCAGCGGATAGGATAGTGGCATTGCCTACATCGATGGTGGGAAATGTGGGAGTATTCATTCCATTCATAAGCTTTCAGGGTCTGATGGATATGCTGGGAGTACGCGACGAGACGATAGCATCAGGCAAATACAAGGTTGCAGGCTCGCCGAAGAAGGACATGACTGAAGAGGACAAGGCGATATACAAGGCCATAATAGATGAAATGTATGCCGATTTTATGGCGAAGGTGAAGAAGAACAGACCTGCAATGACGGATGAAGACATCAAAATAGTCGGTGACGGAAGAGTCATGGCGGCAAATACAGCCGTCAGTTATCACGCAATTGATGAAGTGGGATATTACGAAAACGCGGTTAAATCGGTAGAGAAACTTGCTGGGATAACAAATCCCACAGTTGTTGTGTATCGAAGGGACGGGGAAAAACAGGGCGGATTCTATTCCTGGCCTTGA
- a CDS encoding cyclic nucleotide-binding domain-containing protein encodes MPESNFIQAVVVKEYQPGEIIVREGDPNEYFYVILDGEVRISQLDKTIRILTDHDVFGLENYFRGINYSTTARARKTSRIATYRCENIEDISYTNPSFVSIILKSAYMQLEQTTSIAEANIPYTEVINLDVREYADGEIIIEEDTYGMEVFRLIQTEGGLEVSKKGKSIAVINNVGEYFGEISIILDEPRSATIRSIGRSIVEIMNVKDIGFEKMIHENPEIADKIITGLANRLKEANLKLLNGFY; translated from the coding sequence GCCGGAATCCAACTTTATCCAGGCCGTTGTTGTCAAAGAATATCAACCGGGCGAAATCATCGTCCGGGAAGGTGATCCCAACGAGTATTTCTATGTTATCCTTGATGGTGAAGTGCGCATAAGCCAGCTTGATAAAACCATCAGAATTCTTACAGACCATGATGTATTCGGGCTTGAAAATTATTTCAGGGGAATCAATTACAGCACCACCGCCAGGGCCAGAAAAACATCGAGAATAGCCACTTACCGATGCGAAAACATAGAAGATATTTCATATACAAACCCGTCCTTTGTATCGATTATACTTAAGTCTGCCTATATGCAGCTTGAACAGACCACCTCGATAGCAGAAGCCAACATACCCTACACTGAAGTAATAAACCTGGATGTACGTGAATATGCTGACGGTGAAATCATTATCGAAGAGGACACTTATGGTATGGAAGTATTCAGACTCATCCAGACAGAGGGAGGACTGGAGGTATCAAAGAAAGGAAAATCGATTGCTGTCATTAACAACGTGGGTGAATACTTCGGTGAAATCAGCATCATACTGGATGAGCCGAGAAGCGCTACCATCAGGTCCATAGGCAGAAGCATTGTCGAAATCATGAACGTTAAAGATATCGGCTTTGAAAAGATGATCCATGAAAACCCCGAAATTGCCGATAAGATTATTACAGGTCTCGCCAACAGACTCAAGGAGGCGAACCTTAAACTGCTGAACGGGTTTTATTGA